A genome region from Thermoplasmataceae archaeon includes the following:
- a CDS encoding LD-carboxypeptidase — GRILFAEDTGITSGDLDRYFSVMQLSGILDRFVGFALGDFKQIVDIEEPMPYIEDIVQLYLTELQKPSVYGLPFGHVADSQMLIPMNAMMTLSTDYPYVELRENIVE; from the coding sequence AAGGCAGGATACTGTTTGCGGAGGATACGGGGATAACTTCTGGAGACCTTGACAGGTATTTCTCGGTCATGCAGCTCTCCGGAATTCTTGACAGATTCGTTGGTTTTGCTCTGGGAGATTTCAAGCAGATCGTTGACATAGAAGAGCCAATGCCGTATATTGAGGATATAGTGCAGCTTTATCTCACTGAACTGCAGAAGCCTTCTGTTTACGGCCTTCCATTCGGCCACGTGGCAGACAGCCAGATGCTCATTCCCATGAACGCAATGATGACCCTATCCACTGATTATCCCTATGTGGAATTGCGGGAAAATATTGTGGAATAA